A genomic window from Camelina sativa cultivar DH55 chromosome 2, Cs, whole genome shotgun sequence includes:
- the LOC104715763 gene encoding uncharacterized protein LOC104715763 produces MIRVTRPKPIIESLSYNLLQRCSASGTPKGKAKLKTGQPLKRNKVATKKSGGGGAPAGDGEEAVKGKGRISDEKQKLYEQCLNAPCPVRYLTPKEIEREAQREKLGLISKEKQRDIEIQKKGGAASMGVTDEPIRIGTVGLDYVSLGIFEADELPKYKLTEEDGERLAKEYSKVLMREHRERRAAETAFLNLKKAAIEALPENLKKAALEPDLTPFPANRGMATLTPPIEGYLEKVMDAAKKSSSKEKLR; encoded by the coding sequence ATGATTCGAGTGACAAGACCAAAACCAATCATCGAATCACTGAGTTACAACCTTCTCCAAAGATGCTCCGCAAGCGGAACTCCTAAAGGAAAAGCCAAGCTGAAGACAGGTCAGCCATTGAAGCGTAACAAAGTCGCCACCAAGAAAAGCGGCGGCGGCGGAGCACCAGCTGGAGACGGAGAGGAAGCTGTTAAAGGAAAAGGAAGGATTTCCGATGAGAAACAGAAGCTTTACGAGCAATGCTTAAACGCTCCTTGCCCTGTTCGCTACTTGACACCCAAAGAGATCGAGCGCGAGGCGCAGCGTGAGAAGCTAGGGTTGATTAGTAAAGAGAAGCAACGAGATATAGAGATCCAGAAGAAAGGAGGAGCTGCTTCAATGGGAGTAACCGATGAACCGATCCGGATTGGTACCGTTGGTTTGGATTACGTTTCGTTAGGGATCTTTGAGGCTGATGAGTTGCCTAAGTATAAGCTGACTGAAGAGGATGGAGAGAGACTTGCGAAGGAGTATAGTAAAGTGTTGATGAGAGAGCATAGAGAGCGTCGTGCAGCTGAGACTGcgtttttgaatttgaagaaaGCTGCGATTGAGGCGTTGCCTGAGAATCTGAAGAAGGCTGCGTTAGAGCCTGATTTGACTCCGTTTCCGGCGAATCGTGGTATGGCTACTCTTACTCCGCCTATTGAAGGGTATCTTGAGAAGGTTATGGATGCAGCTAAGAAGAGCTCTAGTAAAGAGAAGCTGAGATGA
- the LOC104715784 gene encoding ferredoxin--NADP reductase, root isozyme 1, chloroplastic isoform X1, protein MALSTPLSQMSVALPTGIDGSTRSMIKLQSQSFTEKSWGPRLRLDSKSRSFSVKKRSTVCMSLQQASKSKVLVTPLELEDPKETPLNLYRPKEPYTATIVSVERIVGPKAPGETCHIVIDHDGNVPYWEGQSYGVIPPGENPKKPGAPHNVRLYSIASTRYGDSFDGKTASLCVRRAIYYDPETGKEDPSKAGVCSNFLCNAKPGDKVKITGPSGKVMLLPEDDQKATHIMIATGTGVAPYRGYLRRMFMENVPNFKFDGLAWLFLGVANSDSLLYDEEFSGYLKDYPKNFRYDKALSREEKNKTGGKMYVQDKIEEYSDEIFKLLDNGAHIYFCGLKGMMPGIQDTLKRVAEERGESWEQKLTQLRKNKQWHVEVY, encoded by the exons ATGGCTCTCTCAACTCCTCTTTCTCAG ATGTCCGTTGCTCTTCCAACTGGGATTGATGGGTCGACTCGATCTATGATCAAG CTGCAGAGTCAAAGTTTCACTGAGAAGTCATGGGGTCCTCGGCTGAGACTAGATTCTAAATCTAGAAGCTTTAGTGTGAAGAAACGGTCCACAGTATGTATGTCACTTCAGCAAGCAAGCAAATCCAAAGTCTTGGTTACTCCTCTAGAACTTGAAGATCCAAAAGAGACTCCGTTGAACTTGTACAGGCCTAAGGAGCCTTACACAGCAACTATTGTTTCGGTTGAGAGAATTGTTGGTCCGAAAGCACCTGGAGAGACTTGCCACATTGTTATTGATCATGATGGTAATGTTCCTTACTGGGAAGGACAAAGCTATGGAGTGATTCCTCCT GGTGAGAATCCCAAGAAACCTGGTGCACCTCACAACGTTCGCCTTTATTCGATTGCGTCAACAAGGTATGGAGATTCTTTTGATGGGAAAACAGCTAGTCTGTGTGTCCGTCGAGCTATTTACTATGATCCAGAGACAGGAAAAGAAGATCCTTCCAAAGCTGGTGTATGCAGTAACTTCTTGTGCAATGCCAAACCTGGTGATAAAGTTAAAATCACCG GTCCGTCTGGAAAGGTAATGCTGTTACCTGAAGATGACCAGAAAGCTACTCACATAATGATTGCTACTGGAACCGGAGTTGCTCCATACAGAGGATACCTACGGCGTATGTTTATGGAGAACGTTCCTAATTTCAAGTTTGATGGACTCGCGTGGCTATTCCTTGGTGTGGCTAACTCAGACAGTCTTCTCTATGATGAAGAATTTTCCGGTTACCTCAAGGACTATCCAAAGAACTTCAGGTACGACAAAGCGCTgagcagagaagagaagaacaagacaGGAGGGAAGATGTATGTGCAGGACAAGATTGAAGAATACAGCGACGAGATCTTCAAACTTCTGGACAATGGAGCTCATATTTACTTTTGCGGGCTTAAAGGAATGATGCCTGGGATTCAAGATACGCTTAAGAGGGTCGCTGAAGAGCGAGGCGAAAGCTGGGAGCAGAAACTCACTCAGCTCAGGAAGAACAAGCAGTGGCATGTTGAAGTGTATTGA
- the LOC104715784 gene encoding ferredoxin--NADP reductase, root isozyme 1, chloroplastic isoform X2, whose protein sequence is MALSTPLSQMSVALPTGIDGSTRSMIKSQSFTEKSWGPRLRLDSKSRSFSVKKRSTVCMSLQQASKSKVLVTPLELEDPKETPLNLYRPKEPYTATIVSVERIVGPKAPGETCHIVIDHDGNVPYWEGQSYGVIPPGENPKKPGAPHNVRLYSIASTRYGDSFDGKTASLCVRRAIYYDPETGKEDPSKAGVCSNFLCNAKPGDKVKITGPSGKVMLLPEDDQKATHIMIATGTGVAPYRGYLRRMFMENVPNFKFDGLAWLFLGVANSDSLLYDEEFSGYLKDYPKNFRYDKALSREEKNKTGGKMYVQDKIEEYSDEIFKLLDNGAHIYFCGLKGMMPGIQDTLKRVAEERGESWEQKLTQLRKNKQWHVEVY, encoded by the exons ATGGCTCTCTCAACTCCTCTTTCTCAG ATGTCCGTTGCTCTTCCAACTGGGATTGATGGGTCGACTCGATCTATGATCAAG AGTCAAAGTTTCACTGAGAAGTCATGGGGTCCTCGGCTGAGACTAGATTCTAAATCTAGAAGCTTTAGTGTGAAGAAACGGTCCACAGTATGTATGTCACTTCAGCAAGCAAGCAAATCCAAAGTCTTGGTTACTCCTCTAGAACTTGAAGATCCAAAAGAGACTCCGTTGAACTTGTACAGGCCTAAGGAGCCTTACACAGCAACTATTGTTTCGGTTGAGAGAATTGTTGGTCCGAAAGCACCTGGAGAGACTTGCCACATTGTTATTGATCATGATGGTAATGTTCCTTACTGGGAAGGACAAAGCTATGGAGTGATTCCTCCT GGTGAGAATCCCAAGAAACCTGGTGCACCTCACAACGTTCGCCTTTATTCGATTGCGTCAACAAGGTATGGAGATTCTTTTGATGGGAAAACAGCTAGTCTGTGTGTCCGTCGAGCTATTTACTATGATCCAGAGACAGGAAAAGAAGATCCTTCCAAAGCTGGTGTATGCAGTAACTTCTTGTGCAATGCCAAACCTGGTGATAAAGTTAAAATCACCG GTCCGTCTGGAAAGGTAATGCTGTTACCTGAAGATGACCAGAAAGCTACTCACATAATGATTGCTACTGGAACCGGAGTTGCTCCATACAGAGGATACCTACGGCGTATGTTTATGGAGAACGTTCCTAATTTCAAGTTTGATGGACTCGCGTGGCTATTCCTTGGTGTGGCTAACTCAGACAGTCTTCTCTATGATGAAGAATTTTCCGGTTACCTCAAGGACTATCCAAAGAACTTCAGGTACGACAAAGCGCTgagcagagaagagaagaacaagacaGGAGGGAAGATGTATGTGCAGGACAAGATTGAAGAATACAGCGACGAGATCTTCAAACTTCTGGACAATGGAGCTCATATTTACTTTTGCGGGCTTAAAGGAATGATGCCTGGGATTCAAGATACGCTTAAGAGGGTCGCTGAAGAGCGAGGCGAAAGCTGGGAGCAGAAACTCACTCAGCTCAGGAAGAACAAGCAGTGGCATGTTGAAGTGTATTGA
- the LOC104715773 gene encoding methionine--tRNA ligase, cytoplasmic-like, whose translation MEEDGKIVPKLPIPGKRNILITSALPYVNNVPHLGNIIGCVLSADVYARYCRLRGYNAIYISGTDEYGTATETKALEENCTPREICDKYHAIHKQVYDWFDISFDMFGRTSTPEQTKVCQEIFNKLWENEWISEDTMKQPYCDTCKKFLADRLVEGFCPTEKCNYDSARGDQCEKCGKVLNPTELKDPRCKVCKTTPRFRDTDHLFLELPLLKDKLKKYVEETSVTGSWSRNAIQTTDASLKDVSRSDENESEREGLKKRCITRDLKWGVQVPHEKYKEKVFYVWFDAPIGYVSITSCYTSEWEKWWKNPENVELYQFMGKDNVFFHTVLFPSAQLGTGEDWTMMKTVSVTEYLNYEDGKFSKSKGVGVFGNDVKDTNIPVEVWRYYLLTNRPEKSDTDFKWDDLRTKLHDELLSNLGNFVNRVLSFLAKPEDKGGYGSVIPDATDPESHDFTRSLVKDVGTLVEEYVEAMEKVKLKKGLHIAMTISKAGNTYLQDTKFWKLYKEDKPSCAVVIRTAAGLVHLLARLLEPFMPSFSREVFKQLNLPPHFSLSDEKGEVLQASRLWEFLPPSHRIGTPQTLFKKLEEEEMNHYREKFAGSQADRLARDANGTTGRPR comes from the exons ATGGAAGAAGACGGCAAGATCGTCCCCAAGTTGCCAATCCCAGGCAAGAGAAATATACTAATCACCAGTGCTTTGCCTTACGTCAACAACGTACCTCATCTAGGAAATATCATTGGTTGTGTTCTAAGCGCTGATGTCTATGCTAGATACTGTCGTCTTCGTGGCTATAACGCGATATATATATCTGGAACAGATGAATACGGAACTGCAACAGAGACAAAAGCTTTAGAAGAGAATTGTACACCAAGAGAGATCTGTGACAAGTACCATGCAATTCATAAACAAGTTTATGATTGGTTTGATATAAGTTTCGACATGTTTGGTCGGACTTCAACTCCTGAACAGACAAAAGTTTGCCAAGAAATCTTCAACAAGCTGTGGGAAAACGAGTGGATTTCAGAAGATACTATGAAACAGCCTTACTGTGATACATGCAAGAAGTTCTTAGCTGATCGTCTTGTTGAAGGTTTTTGTCCAACTGAGAAATGTAACTATGATTCTGCTCGTGGAGATCAATGTGAAAAGTGTGGAAAGGTTTTGAATCCTACTGAGCTTAAAGATCCTAGGTGTAAG GTTTGTAAAACCACACCTAGATTTCGAGACACGGACCACTTGTTTCTTGAGCTTCCGTTGCTAAAAGATAAGTTGAAAAAGTATGTTGAAGAGACATCAGTTACTGGATCTTGGAGTCGGAATGCTATTCAAACGACAGATGCATCTCTTAAGGACGTGTCTAGATCTGATGAAAACGAAAGCGAAAGGGAGGGGCTTAAGAAAAGATGCATTACAAGGGATTTAAAGTGGGGAGTTCAAGTTCCACATGAGAAGTATAAAGAAAAAGTCTTCTACGTTTGGTTTGATGCTCCTATTGGTTACGTTTCGATAACATCATGTTACACATCTGAATGGGAGAAGTGGTGGAAGAATCCTGAGAATGTTGAGCTTTATCAGTTTATGGGGAAAGATAATGTCTTTTTCCACACTGTGTTGTTTCCTTCAGCGCAGCTTGGAACTGGTGAAGATTGGACTATGATGAAGACAGTTAGTGTGACTGAGTATTTAAACTACGAAGACGGCAAGTTCTCTAAGAGTAAAGGTGTTGGAGTGTTTGGTAATGATgtaaaagatacaaatatacCTGTCGAAGTGTGGAGATACTACTTGCTGACCAACAGGCCTGAGAAGTCTGATACAGATTTTAAATGGGACGATTTGAGAACAAAGCTTCATGACGAGTTGTTGAGTAATCTTGGAAACTTTGTTAATCGAGTTCTGAGTTTTCTAGCAAAGCCTGAAGATAAAGGAGGTTATGGATCTGTCATTCCTGATGCTACTGATCCTGAATCTCATGATTTTACTAGATCACTTGTTAAAGACGTTGGAACATTGGTGGAAGAATATGTTGAAGCTATGGAAAAGGTTAAGCTCAAGAAAGGGCTTCATATCGCAATGACTATATCGAAAGCAGGGAACACATATTTGCAGGATACCAAATTTTGGAAACTCTacaaagaagacaaaccttCATGTGCAGTTGTTATAAGAACTGCAGCTGGTTTAGTACACCTTCTTGCGCGTTTATTAGAACCTTTCATGCCATCTTTTTCTCGTGAG GTGTTTAAACAGCTAAATTTGCCACCACATTTTTCACTCTCGGACGAGAAAGGAGAGGTATTACAAGCAAGTAGACTTTGGGAGTTTCTGCCTCCTAGTCACAGGATTGGAACACCTCAAACATTGTTCAAGAaattggaagaggaagagatgaaCCATTACAGAGAAAAGTTTGCGGGAAGTCAAGCTGATAGACTTGCTAGGGATGCAAACGGTACTACAGGAAGACCTCGATAG